In Ischnura elegans chromosome 6, ioIscEleg1.1, whole genome shotgun sequence, one genomic interval encodes:
- the LOC124160776 gene encoding uncharacterized protein LOC124160776 yields the protein MIEKREENSSPITAHGLHESISTISLETIDLYLKQLEAQKLQAQAEISNSFRQLTSLLHAREKQLLRQVDAIHDHLILILQSRKTFSPDTSICCEDEEKEFMLQEQDGRPMNDVKSVKASPGIELTLITKELEDQILTIGKVEMSGTSFMHLSEDNENFIFPCRVQNYQETSQDHMLLYKSLEEVESIDVASVKIEASVVEMQSENIVSTPDMLHREEVSNCSGCQVLAVNEEIVDESIKELEKLGSDNEKKDESLKKLSNERSEDVQHWMREILNETNSEPTSCDPERFDLFTVLKHNLSKEDLKQEKLKVRPGPMNPSNVSATVALDKYAECCTKEIHNPVHEESPAISGAPSECDLIE from the exons atgatagagAAACGAGAAGAGAATTCGTCGCCGATCACTGCTCATGGTCTACATGAATCTATTTCTACTATTTCGCTTGAAACCATCGATCTGTACTTGAAACAGCTGGAGGCTCAAAAATTACAG GCTCAAGCGGAAATTTCAAATTCGTTCAGACAGTTGACGTCCCTTTTACACGCTCGAGAAAAACAGCTTCTACGACAAGTAGATGCCATTCACGATCACTTAATATTAATATTGCAGTCTCGCAAGACTTTCAGCCCCGATACTTCTATATGCTGCGAAGATGAAGAAAAGGAATTTATGCTTCAGGAGCAGGATGGGAGACCCATGAATGACGTTAAGAG TGTTAAAGCCTCTCCAGGTATTGAGCTTACTCTCATTACTAAGGAGTTGGAGGACCAAATACTAACGATTGGAAAAGTGGAGATGTCGGGAACGAGTTTCATGCATCTAAGTGAAGAtaacgaaaatttcattttcccttGCCG TGTCCAGAATTATCAAGAAACCAGCCAAGATCATATGCTTCTTTACAAGTCTCTGGAGGAGGTAGAATCAATTGACGTTGCTAGTGTCAAAATTGAAGCATCTGTTGTTGAAATGCAGAGTGAGAACATTGTATCTACTCCAGACATGCTTCACCGAGAAGAAGTCTCTAATTGTTCTGGATGTCAGGTGCTCGCAGTTAACGAAGAAATTGTAGATGAAAGTATAAAGGAGTTggaaaag cttggAAGTGACAATGAAAAGAAGGATGAGTCTCTCAAGAAACTTAGCAATGAAAGATCTGAAGATGTTCAGCACTGGATGAGAGAAATTCTGAACGAGACTAACTCAGAGCCTACCAGCTGTGATCCAGAGAGATTTGATCTCTTCACTGTACTTAAGCATAATTTAAGTAAAGAAGATCTCAAGCAAGAGAAGCTGAAAGTTAGACCTGGACCAATGAATCCTTCCAATGTGTCAGCGACAGTTGCGTTGGATAAGTATGCTGAATGCTGCACAAAGGAGATCCACAATCCTGTGCACGAG gaaTCACCTGCCATTAGTGGAGCACCGAGTGAATGTGATTTAATAGAATGA